One Longimicrobium sp. DNA segment encodes these proteins:
- a CDS encoding ABC transporter permease: MSTAVQQTPPAAPETKGGTASSAWRGRLEEALLPPIVAIVLALVIGDLLILSFGQSPGAVYKLLLEGTWGNAYGFGQVLYKTTTLAFTGLAVALALRAGLFNIGAEGQLAAGGFLAAALGLMLPAGTPGVLAVPLCIVAAAVGGGAVGAVPGALKARFGAHEVIVTIMLNFITLALLNWIIAAHLHVPETLHTPDIHAGAVPRLGGAFTGSAANWTILLSLAAAGAVWWYLFRTRRGYELRAVGLQPDAAEYAGVRVGGVWLRAMAVSGALAGLGGVNFVLGYKHYYEDGFAGGAGFLGIAVALVGRNDPVGVILAALFFATLSQGGLAINAVVPKQMVEVLQGVVILAVAVAVPEVRRLLRLQPRRG; this comes from the coding sequence GTGAGCACAGCCGTGCAGCAGACCCCGCCCGCCGCGCCGGAGACGAAGGGCGGCACCGCGTCGTCCGCCTGGCGCGGGCGGCTGGAGGAGGCGCTCCTTCCGCCCATCGTGGCCATCGTGCTGGCGCTGGTGATCGGCGACCTGCTGATCCTTTCCTTCGGCCAGTCGCCCGGCGCCGTCTACAAGCTCCTGCTGGAGGGGACGTGGGGGAACGCCTACGGCTTCGGGCAGGTGCTGTACAAGACGACCACGCTGGCGTTCACCGGGCTGGCCGTCGCCCTGGCGCTCCGGGCCGGGCTCTTCAACATCGGCGCGGAGGGGCAGCTGGCGGCGGGGGGATTCCTGGCGGCGGCGCTGGGGCTGATGCTTCCCGCGGGGACGCCGGGGGTGCTGGCGGTGCCGCTCTGCATCGTCGCCGCGGCGGTGGGCGGAGGAGCCGTGGGCGCGGTGCCAGGGGCGCTGAAGGCACGCTTCGGCGCGCACGAGGTGATCGTCACCATCATGCTGAACTTCATCACCCTGGCGCTGCTGAACTGGATCATCGCCGCGCACCTGCACGTGCCGGAAACGCTGCACACGCCCGATATCCACGCCGGCGCCGTTCCGCGGCTGGGCGGGGCGTTCACCGGGTCGGCGGCCAACTGGACCATCCTGCTGTCGCTCGCCGCCGCCGGCGCGGTGTGGTGGTACCTGTTCCGCACGCGGCGCGGCTACGAGCTGCGCGCGGTGGGGCTGCAGCCGGACGCGGCCGAGTACGCGGGCGTGCGCGTGGGCGGCGTGTGGCTGCGGGCGATGGCGGTCTCGGGCGCGCTGGCGGGGCTGGGCGGGGTGAACTTCGTGCTGGGCTACAAGCACTACTACGAGGACGGCTTCGCGGGCGGCGCCGGGTTCCTGGGGATCGCGGTGGCGCTGGTGGGGCGCAACGACCCCGTCGGCGTGATCCTGGCGGCGCTCTTCTTCGCCACGCTCAGCCAGGGCGGGCTGGCGATCAACGCCGTGGTGCCCAAGCAGATGGTGGAAGTGCTGCAGGGCGTGGTGATCCTGGCCGTCGCGGTGGCCGTGCCCGAGGTGCGGCGCCTTCTCCGCCTCCAGCCGCGGAGGGGCTGA
- a CDS encoding BMP family ABC transporter substrate-binding protein: MRKLLIFIGVLLAAHVALLFVRPGGAQAPAAAPAGGHRLTVGIVFDVGGRGDKSFNDGAYLGAMRAARELGADVRLVEPGEGSDREAGLRLLAAQGLDLVIGVGFIFSDDLTQLAKEYPGIHFAGVDYALSTDAQGNVIPPPPNLAALKFREEQGSFLVGAIAALTSKTKKVGFVGGMDIPLIHKFEAGYKAGVHSVCPDCRVIAQYAGVTPEAFRNPGKGKELALSQYNQGVDVIFHASGSTGLGVFEAARATGKLAIGVDADQYQEAPGFVLTSMVKGVDNAVFDEVKKVRDGTFHGGVDWFGLKENGVRYVYDEHNRALIPDSVRTRVEQLKAEIIAGRIVVPSER; the protein is encoded by the coding sequence ATGCGCAAGCTCCTGATCTTCATCGGCGTGCTGCTGGCCGCACACGTCGCCCTGCTCTTCGTCCGCCCCGGCGGCGCCCAGGCCCCCGCGGCCGCGCCGGCCGGCGGCCACAGGCTCACCGTCGGCATCGTGTTCGACGTGGGCGGCCGCGGCGACAAGAGCTTCAACGACGGCGCCTACCTGGGCGCCATGCGCGCCGCCCGCGAGCTGGGCGCCGACGTCCGCCTGGTGGAGCCCGGCGAGGGCTCGGACCGCGAGGCCGGGCTCCGGCTGCTGGCCGCGCAGGGCCTCGACCTCGTCATCGGCGTCGGCTTCATCTTCAGCGACGACCTGACGCAGCTGGCGAAGGAATATCCCGGCATCCACTTCGCCGGGGTGGACTACGCGCTGTCGACCGACGCGCAGGGGAACGTCATCCCCCCGCCGCCCAACCTGGCCGCGCTGAAGTTCCGCGAGGAGCAGGGCTCGTTCCTGGTGGGCGCCATCGCCGCGCTCACCAGCAAGACCAAGAAGGTGGGCTTCGTGGGCGGGATGGACATCCCCCTGATCCACAAGTTCGAGGCGGGCTACAAGGCGGGCGTGCACTCCGTCTGCCCCGACTGCCGCGTGATCGCGCAGTACGCGGGCGTGACCCCCGAGGCCTTCCGCAACCCGGGGAAGGGGAAGGAGCTGGCGCTCAGCCAGTACAACCAGGGCGTCGACGTCATCTTCCACGCCTCGGGCAGCACCGGGCTGGGCGTGTTCGAGGCCGCGCGCGCCACCGGCAAGCTGGCGATCGGCGTGGACGCCGACCAGTACCAGGAGGCGCCGGGCTTCGTGCTCACCAGCATGGTGAAAGGCGTGGACAACGCCGTGTTCGACGAGGTGAAGAAGGTGCGCGACGGCACCTTCCACGGCGGGGTGGACTGGTTCGGTCTGAAGGAGAACGGCGTGCGCTACGTGTACGACGAGCACAACCGCGCCCTCATCCCCGACTCCGTCCGCACGCGCGTGGAGCAGTTGAAGGCCGAGATCATCGCCGGGCGCATCGTGGTGCCCAGCGAGCGCTGA
- a CDS encoding DUF4082 domain-containing protein, producing the protein MKRWIFAAVAALSVAACADGGLVDTRTPIGPRDYIVWLPTDSIYETLTPADVFDTNGTGAWEVGTLFTTDDTVLVTGFRFYKGAGETGSHTANLWTSTGTKLVSKPFTSETASGWQKVSLATTYQIPPGTYMVSFNTNVKQGKTGGYFAFNGPIYRTHLTAIGGGYVQGAGLFPSSGSTSAFFADLTYRAKLCNTINEQPCP; encoded by the coding sequence ATGAAGCGCTGGATCTTCGCGGCGGTCGCCGCACTGTCCGTGGCGGCCTGCGCCGACGGCGGACTGGTCGACACTCGCACGCCCATCGGGCCGCGCGACTACATCGTGTGGTTGCCGACCGATTCCATCTACGAGACACTGACCCCGGCCGACGTGTTCGACACCAACGGCACCGGCGCCTGGGAGGTGGGCACCCTCTTCACCACCGACGACACGGTGCTGGTGACGGGCTTCCGCTTCTACAAGGGGGCGGGCGAGACGGGATCGCACACGGCCAACCTGTGGACTTCGACCGGGACAAAGCTGGTGTCGAAGCCGTTCACCAGCGAGACGGCGTCCGGCTGGCAGAAGGTGTCGCTGGCGACCACGTACCAGATCCCGCCGGGCACCTACATGGTGTCGTTCAATACCAACGTCAAGCAGGGGAAGACCGGCGGCTACTTCGCGTTCAACGGCCCGATCTACCGCACGCACCTGACCGCCATCGGCGGCGGCTACGTCCAGGGCGCGGGACTCTTCCCGTCGAGCGGCAGCACCAGCGCCTTCTTCGCCGACCTGACGTACCGGGCCAAGCTCTGCAATACCATCAACGAACAACCCTGCCCGTGA
- a CDS encoding ferritin-like domain-containing protein, producing the protein MADETFPTGAELVAELNDLLALDHDAVQAYSLAIGRISSAEYRETLAGFRADHQRHIERLAQLIRDRGGVPLQLPHIPTGVFKAAVQALGTLGDDRATLLAFKTNEGQVRDKYRRHADRPHDTAVSVVLRGAAADEERHYAWVEEVVEHLGAGPGTLVGTAQQAAQAVHGRTADAIESAGRRVAETVEQLRPGGAE; encoded by the coding sequence ATGGCGGACGAGACCTTTCCCACGGGCGCGGAGCTGGTGGCCGAGCTGAACGACCTGCTGGCCCTGGACCACGACGCGGTGCAGGCGTACTCGCTCGCCATCGGCCGCATCTCCAGCGCCGAGTACCGCGAGACGCTGGCCGGCTTCCGGGCCGACCACCAGCGCCACATCGAGCGGCTGGCGCAGCTGATCCGCGACCGCGGCGGCGTGCCGCTGCAGCTGCCGCACATTCCCACCGGCGTGTTCAAGGCGGCGGTGCAGGCGCTCGGCACGCTGGGCGACGACCGGGCGACCCTGCTGGCCTTCAAGACCAACGAGGGGCAGGTGCGCGACAAGTACCGCCGCCACGCCGACCGCCCGCACGACACCGCCGTCTCCGTCGTCCTGCGCGGCGCGGCGGCGGACGAGGAGCGGCACTACGCCTGGGTCGAGGAGGTGGTCGAGCACCTGGGCGCCGGGCCGGGGACCCTCGTGGGCACCGCGCAGCAGGCCGCCCAGGCGGTGCACGGCCGCACCGCCGACGCCATCGAATCCGCGGGCCGGCGCGTGGCCGAAACGGTGGAGCAGCTCCGCCCCGGCGGCGCGGAGTAG
- a CDS encoding SMP-30/gluconolactonase/LRE family protein — protein sequence MSGGMGIAKPERILRSRARLGEGPVWDAATAALLWVDVFDQSVHRFDPATGHDEMWEVGGLCGCVWPAADGRLLVALRSRLALLDPRTGGLEPLADVPEPPENRLNDGACDARGRFWFGSFSPSEGGASLWRFDRDGGLRRMETGLTISNGLGWSPDGGTFYLTDSPAQTIHAYDFDAEAGRISNRRTFVDLRGEDGFPDGLAVDAEGGVWSARFAGGAVVRYDERGRETDRISLPVPRATSCAFGGAGLRDLYITTASVGMMEEEIEDAIESGDLFRVRTGVAGLPVHPFVPPS from the coding sequence ATGAGCGGGGGGATGGGGATCGCAAAGCCGGAGCGTATCCTCCGCTCGCGGGCGCGCCTGGGCGAGGGGCCGGTGTGGGACGCGGCGACGGCGGCGCTGCTCTGGGTGGATGTCTTCGACCAGAGCGTGCACCGCTTCGACCCGGCGACGGGGCACGATGAGATGTGGGAGGTCGGCGGCCTCTGCGGCTGCGTCTGGCCGGCGGCGGACGGGCGGCTGCTGGTGGCGCTGAGGAGCCGGCTGGCGCTGCTGGACCCGCGCACCGGCGGGCTGGAGCCGCTGGCGGACGTCCCCGAGCCGCCGGAGAACCGGCTGAACGACGGGGCGTGCGACGCGCGCGGACGCTTCTGGTTCGGCTCCTTCTCGCCCAGCGAGGGCGGCGCGTCGCTCTGGCGCTTCGACCGCGATGGCGGACTGCGGCGGATGGAGACGGGGCTCACCATCTCCAACGGCCTGGGGTGGAGTCCGGACGGCGGCACCTTCTACCTCACCGACTCGCCCGCGCAGACCATCCACGCGTACGACTTCGACGCGGAGGCGGGACGCATCTCCAACCGCCGCACCTTCGTCGATCTCCGCGGCGAGGACGGCTTTCCCGACGGGCTGGCGGTGGACGCGGAAGGAGGCGTGTGGTCGGCGCGCTTCGCGGGCGGCGCGGTGGTGCGCTACGACGAACGCGGGCGCGAGACCGACCGCATCTCCCTCCCCGTCCCCCGCGCGACGAGCTGCGCGTTCGGCGGCGCGGGGCTGCGCGATCTCTACATCACCACCGCGTCGGTGGGGATGATGGAGGAGGAGATCGAGGACGCGATCGAATCCGGCGACCTCTTCCGCGTCCGCACCGGCGTCGCCGGGCTCCCGGTCCATCCCTTCGTCCCGCCATCCTGA
- a CDS encoding DUF433 domain-containing protein produces MSSLLERITIDPAICHGKPTIRGLRYPVQMILELLSGGMTTDEILLDYEDLEREDIFAALDFAAHVTNVKRIEPLAA; encoded by the coding sequence ATGTCTTCCCTGCTCGAACGCATCACGATCGATCCGGCGATCTGCCACGGAAAGCCCACCATTCGCGGCCTGCGCTACCCCGTGCAGATGATCCTGGAGCTGTTGAGCGGGGGAATGACGACGGATGAGATCCTGCTGGACTACGAGGATCTCGAACGTGAGGATATCTTCGCAGCGCTCGATTTTGCCGCGCATGTGACGAACGTGAAGCGCATCGAGCCTCTCGCCGCGTGA
- a CDS encoding DUF4142 domain-containing protein, whose translation MATRMGGWALAGLLPLAAACSTGTLGMSTLGPHGQGDVAAHSFVSAVDAGEIQQAQLAQSRASSGAVRDFASRMITEHSNALAMRDEQMQRMGLGLRTSAHIAAGNLGYGGPAVETNGQGVVSNSAHSGGTGTTGTGMGEVGAGSGSMDMTGAFTPSMVLSPMGMDELNGLLMQNPYSRPVAESAMADLAALRALSGAQFDRAYMDRQVAAHQYALSSLDRMLAQGGIGHVMTQTLTAQRAAVAMHLQMAQQIRAGL comes from the coding sequence ATGGCCACACGGATGGGCGGATGGGCGCTGGCGGGGCTGCTGCCGCTGGCGGCGGCGTGCTCCACGGGCACGTTGGGGATGAGCACGCTGGGGCCGCACGGGCAGGGCGACGTGGCGGCGCACTCGTTCGTATCGGCGGTGGACGCGGGCGAGATCCAGCAGGCGCAGCTGGCGCAGAGCCGGGCCAGCAGCGGCGCCGTGCGCGACTTCGCCAGCCGGATGATCACCGAGCACTCCAACGCGCTGGCCATGCGCGACGAGCAGATGCAGCGCATGGGGCTGGGGCTGCGCACCAGCGCGCACATCGCCGCGGGGAACCTGGGCTACGGCGGCCCGGCGGTGGAGACGAACGGGCAGGGCGTGGTCTCGAACAGCGCGCACAGCGGCGGCACCGGAACCACGGGAACGGGGATGGGCGAGGTGGGCGCGGGGAGCGGGTCGATGGACATGACCGGCGCCTTCACCCCGTCGATGGTGCTGTCGCCGATGGGGATGGACGAGCTGAACGGCCTGCTGATGCAGAACCCGTACAGCCGGCCGGTGGCGGAGTCGGCCATGGCGGACCTGGCGGCGCTGCGGGCGCTGAGCGGCGCGCAGTTCGACCGGGCGTACATGGACCGGCAGGTGGCCGCGCACCAGTACGCGCTGAGCAGCCTGGACCGCATGCTGGCGCAGGGCGGCATCGGGCACGTGATGACGCAGACGCTGACCGCGCAGCGCGCCGCGGTGGCCATGCATCTGCAGATGGCCCAGCAGATCCGCGCGGGGCTGTAA
- a CDS encoding ABC transporter permease: MIVITFILQAIRIAIPYLFAASGGVVAERAGVVSLTLEGFMLSGAFCATLGSYYSGSAWVGLLCGVAGGLVMGLLHAVASIRYKADQIVVGIAINLLVVGLTRFFLHLAFDSSSNSPRVPGFGGENGGSGIIALISNPLVWLGIILVPVMGWVMYRTPFGLRVRAVGEHPLAAESVGVPVPRVRYLAVMLSGVLAALGGAYLALDQHQFTDQMTAGRGYVALAAVIFGRWDPIRAGIACLFFAAAETLQIQLQGLQAIPSQFVSMIPYVLTIIALAGLVGRSVPPAALGRAED, encoded by the coding sequence ATGATCGTGATCACCTTCATCCTGCAGGCGATCCGCATCGCCATCCCCTACCTGTTCGCGGCGTCGGGCGGCGTGGTGGCCGAGCGCGCGGGGGTGGTGTCGCTGACGCTGGAGGGATTCATGCTCAGCGGCGCGTTCTGCGCCACGCTGGGCTCGTACTACAGCGGCAGCGCGTGGGTGGGCCTCCTCTGCGGCGTCGCCGGCGGGCTGGTGATGGGGCTGCTGCACGCGGTGGCGTCGATCCGCTACAAGGCGGACCAGATCGTGGTGGGGATCGCCATCAACCTGCTGGTGGTGGGCCTGACGCGCTTCTTCCTGCACCTGGCGTTCGACAGCTCCAGCAACTCCCCGCGCGTTCCCGGCTTCGGCGGCGAGAACGGGGGGTCGGGAATCATCGCCCTGATCTCCAACCCGCTGGTGTGGCTGGGGATCATCCTGGTGCCGGTGATGGGGTGGGTGATGTACCGCACCCCGTTCGGCCTGCGCGTGCGCGCCGTGGGCGAGCACCCGCTGGCGGCCGAGTCGGTGGGCGTGCCGGTGCCGCGGGTGCGGTATCTTGCGGTGATGCTCTCCGGCGTGCTGGCGGCGCTGGGCGGGGCGTACCTGGCGCTGGACCAGCACCAGTTCACCGACCAGATGACGGCGGGGCGCGGGTACGTGGCCCTGGCCGCGGTGATCTTCGGGCGCTGGGACCCCATCCGCGCGGGCATCGCCTGCCTCTTCTTCGCCGCCGCCGAGACGCTGCAGATCCAGCTCCAGGGCCTGCAGGCCATCCCCAGCCAGTTCGTCTCGATGATCCCCTACGTGCTCACGATCATTGCACTGGCGGGGCTGGTGGGGCGGAGTGTGCCGCCGGCGGCGCTGGGGCGGGCGGAGGATTAG
- a CDS encoding MaoC family dehydratase: protein MYFEDYEPGSVHEFGSIRVDEEEVLAFGRRFDPQVFHTDPEAAERTEYGGLIASGWHTAGLMMRLYSDHYLSKVATLVSPGVDNLRWLRPVRPGDELSLRVTVAEARRSRSKPDRGLVRSDVEVLNQRGEVVMTLSALNFFLCRTPG, encoded by the coding sequence TTGTACTTCGAAGACTACGAGCCGGGCTCGGTGCACGAGTTCGGCTCGATTCGCGTGGACGAGGAGGAGGTGCTGGCGTTCGGGCGGAGGTTCGATCCGCAGGTGTTCCACACCGATCCGGAAGCCGCGGAGCGGACGGAGTACGGCGGGCTGATCGCCAGCGGGTGGCACACGGCGGGGCTGATGATGCGGCTGTACTCCGACCACTACCTGTCGAAGGTCGCCACCCTCGTCTCCCCCGGCGTGGACAACCTGCGCTGGCTGCGGCCCGTGCGCCCGGGCGACGAGCTGTCGCTGCGCGTGACCGTGGCCGAGGCGCGGCGCTCGCGCAGCAAGCCGGACCGCGGCCTGGTGCGCTCCGACGTGGAGGTGCTGAACCAGCGCGGCGAGGTGGTGATGACGCTCAGCGCGCTCAACTTCTTCCTCTGCCGCACGCCCGGCTGA
- a CDS encoding DUF5615 family PIN-like protein — translation MATRRRSRSVHTLDLPEGNRTTDLAILELCALDRRTVVTKDSDFVDSFVLRHQPEKLLLISTGNIHNTDLEQLLRSNLPAIVAAFEVADFVELSRTALIVHG, via the coding sequence GTGGCTACGCGCCGCAGGTCACGCTCGGTCCACACGCTCGATCTGCCCGAGGGAAACCGTACGACCGATCTGGCGATTCTCGAACTCTGCGCCCTCGACCGGCGGACGGTTGTGACCAAGGATTCCGACTTCGTTGATTCGTTCGTCCTGCGGCACCAGCCCGAAAAGCTTCTTCTCATATCAACCGGCAACATTCACAACACCGATCTCGAGCAGCTTCTCCGTTCCAATCTCCCTGCCATCGTAGCCGCTTTCGAGGTCGCCGACTTCGTGGAATTGAGCCGCACCGCTCTGATCGTCCACGGCTGA
- a CDS encoding ABC transporter ATP-binding protein, whose protein sequence is MPEQPSAAPVVRMAGIEKSFGPVRANRGASLDVGAGEIHALVGENGAGKSTLMRILSGMFTPDAGTVEVFGRDVTGWTTAQAIDAGVGMVHQHFMLVPTLSVAENVVLGTEPRRRLVLDRDKAFRDVEELTRRTGLMVDPRRRVSELSVGEAQRVEILKALLRGARVLVLDEPTAVLSPPEVQELWGVLRGLRNNGATVVLITHRLDEVMDISDNITVMRAGATVDRIRTSATTPNDIARAMVGREVALAAEADVYRPGRTETGAAPALEVRDLVVAAPGRPRAVDGVSFDIRPGEILGIAGVEGNGQTELIEAIAGLAPAASGSIRLAGADVTGTGVRERGDAGLSHIPEDRHRRGLLLDYSIADNLVLGQQHRFQKGLALDRERIARNADEQVRAYDVRPPDPALPARALSGGNQQKVVVAREMMRDFRVLLAAQPTRGVDVGAVELIHDRLRQARDAGKAILLVSAELNEVLALADRVAVMYGGRFVTVMPRSEASEEVLGPYMTGAQREAA, encoded by the coding sequence TTGCCCGAGCAACCCTCCGCCGCCCCCGTGGTGCGCATGGCCGGGATCGAGAAGAGCTTCGGCCCCGTGCGCGCCAACCGCGGGGCCAGCCTGGACGTCGGCGCCGGCGAGATCCACGCCCTGGTGGGCGAGAACGGCGCCGGCAAGAGCACCCTCATGCGCATCCTGAGCGGGATGTTCACCCCCGACGCGGGCACCGTGGAGGTCTTCGGCCGCGACGTGACGGGGTGGACCACCGCGCAGGCCATCGACGCCGGCGTGGGGATGGTGCACCAGCACTTCATGCTCGTCCCCACCCTGTCGGTCGCCGAGAACGTCGTCCTTGGAACGGAGCCGCGGCGGCGGCTGGTGCTGGACCGCGACAAGGCCTTCCGCGACGTGGAGGAATTGACGCGGCGTACCGGGCTGATGGTGGACCCGCGCCGCCGCGTGAGCGAGCTGTCGGTGGGCGAGGCGCAGCGGGTGGAGATCCTGAAGGCGCTGCTGCGCGGCGCCAGGGTGCTGGTGCTGGACGAGCCGACCGCCGTGCTCTCGCCCCCCGAGGTGCAGGAGCTGTGGGGCGTGCTCCGCGGCCTGCGGAACAACGGCGCCACGGTGGTCCTCATCACCCACCGGCTGGACGAGGTGATGGACATCTCCGACAACATCACGGTGATGCGCGCAGGGGCCACGGTGGACCGCATCCGCACTTCCGCGACGACGCCGAACGACATCGCGCGGGCGATGGTGGGGCGCGAGGTCGCGCTGGCCGCGGAGGCCGACGTCTACCGCCCCGGGCGGACCGAGACCGGCGCCGCGCCCGCGCTGGAGGTGCGCGACCTGGTCGTGGCCGCGCCCGGCCGCCCGCGCGCGGTGGACGGCGTGTCGTTCGACATCCGCCCCGGCGAGATCCTGGGGATCGCGGGGGTGGAGGGGAACGGGCAGACGGAGCTGATCGAGGCCATCGCCGGCCTGGCCCCCGCCGCCTCGGGATCGATCCGCCTCGCGGGCGCGGACGTGACGGGGACCGGCGTCCGCGAGCGGGGGGACGCGGGGCTCAGCCACATCCCCGAGGACCGGCACCGGCGCGGGCTGCTGCTGGACTACTCCATCGCCGACAACCTCGTTTTGGGACAGCAGCACCGCTTCCAGAAGGGCCTCGCGCTCGACCGCGAGCGCATCGCCCGCAACGCCGACGAGCAGGTGCGCGCGTACGACGTGCGCCCGCCCGACCCGGCGCTCCCGGCACGCGCGCTCAGCGGCGGCAACCAGCAGAAGGTGGTTGTCGCGCGGGAGATGATGCGCGACTTCCGCGTCCTGCTCGCCGCGCAGCCCACACGCGGCGTGGACGTGGGCGCGGTGGAGCTGATCCACGACCGCCTGCGCCAGGCGCGGGACGCGGGGAAGGCGATCCTGCTCGTCTCGGCGGAGCTGAACGAGGTGCTGGCGCTGGCCGACCGCGTGGCGGTGATGTACGGCGGCCGGTTCGTGACGGTGATGCCGCGGTCGGAGGCGAGCGAGGAAGTGCTGGGACCCTACATGACCGGCGCGCAGCGGGAGGCCGCGTGA
- a CDS encoding MDR family MFS transporter has product MAEQAVRAEGEERSVWVVFSGLLLVMLLASLDSTIVATALPTIVGEMGGVGHLAWVVTAYLLAQTIVTPLYGKLGDLYGRKRVLQSAVVIFLLGSVLCGMARSLEALIAFRALQGLGGGGLMVSSMAAVGDVIPPRERGRYQGIFGAVFGLSSVAGPLIGGFFTTNLTWRWIFYINLPLGIVAMVVLAATLPANPERKRHRIDYLGAATLAAALSGIILLTDLGGATFPWGSPQIVGMGVASVVFLALFVWIERRAAEPVLPLRLFRNRIFTVSSAVGVVVGFAMFGSITFLPLFLQTVKGASPTGSGLQLLPVMGGMLVTSIVSGQLISRWGRYRVFPIVGTAVMSAGLFLLSRMRADTGLATASLYMLVVGMGLGMVMQVLVLAVQNSVDYEDLGVATSGATLFRSIGGSLGTAVLGAVFASRLTATLARVMPGAAGAVTGGGGGMDPAAIQRLPAATRGVFLDAFTRSLDFVFLFAAIVGAAAFLLSWLLEERPLRDSVAAGGAGVGETMAMPEDGESWPPFSRSLWHLMHRDAKVRMIEKISALAGVGLSPAACWMLARVGQHLDTDPWRVGGEFKIDPTRLRQGMDELRDRGLVDGDGTHGSLTPTGTETLARLRTAGREWMSSLVAGWDPEHHADLAAMLDRVADEVVEGRA; this is encoded by the coding sequence ATGGCGGAGCAGGCGGTGAGGGCCGAGGGGGAAGAGCGGAGCGTGTGGGTGGTGTTCAGCGGGCTGCTGCTGGTGATGCTGCTCGCCTCGCTGGACAGCACCATCGTGGCCACGGCGCTGCCGACCATCGTGGGCGAGATGGGCGGCGTGGGCCACCTGGCGTGGGTGGTGACGGCGTACCTGCTGGCGCAGACCATCGTCACCCCGCTCTATGGCAAGCTGGGCGACCTGTACGGGCGCAAGCGCGTCCTCCAGTCGGCCGTCGTCATCTTCCTGCTCGGCTCGGTGCTGTGCGGAATGGCGCGCTCGCTGGAGGCGCTGATCGCCTTCCGCGCGCTGCAGGGCCTGGGCGGCGGCGGGCTGATGGTGAGCTCGATGGCCGCCGTGGGCGACGTGATCCCCCCGCGCGAGCGCGGCCGCTACCAGGGGATCTTCGGCGCGGTGTTCGGGCTGAGCAGCGTGGCCGGGCCGCTGATCGGCGGGTTCTTCACCACGAACCTCACCTGGCGCTGGATCTTCTACATCAACCTCCCGCTCGGCATCGTCGCGATGGTCGTCCTGGCGGCGACGCTTCCCGCCAACCCCGAGCGGAAGCGGCACCGCATCGACTACCTGGGCGCGGCGACGCTGGCGGCGGCGCTCAGCGGAATCATCCTCCTCACCGACCTGGGCGGGGCCACCTTCCCGTGGGGCTCGCCGCAGATCGTGGGGATGGGCGTGGCGAGCGTCGTCTTCCTGGCGCTCTTCGTCTGGATCGAGCGGCGCGCGGCCGAGCCCGTCCTCCCGCTGCGCCTCTTCCGCAACCGCATCTTCACGGTGAGCAGCGCGGTGGGTGTGGTGGTGGGGTTCGCCATGTTCGGCTCCATCACCTTCCTCCCCCTCTTCCTGCAGACGGTGAAGGGCGCCAGCCCCACGGGCTCCGGGCTGCAGCTGCTGCCGGTGATGGGGGGGATGCTGGTGACGTCGATCGTCAGCGGCCAGCTCATCTCCCGCTGGGGGCGCTACCGCGTGTTCCCGATCGTGGGAACGGCGGTGATGAGCGCGGGCCTCTTCCTCCTCTCGCGGATGCGCGCCGACACCGGCCTGGCCACCGCCTCGCTGTACATGCTGGTGGTGGGGATGGGGCTGGGAATGGTGATGCAGGTGCTGGTGCTGGCCGTGCAGAACTCGGTGGACTACGAGGACCTGGGCGTGGCGACCAGCGGGGCGACGCTCTTCCGCTCCATCGGCGGCTCGCTGGGGACGGCGGTGCTGGGCGCGGTGTTCGCCTCGCGCCTGACGGCGACGCTCGCGCGGGTGATGCCCGGGGCCGCGGGCGCGGTGACCGGCGGCGGCGGGGGGATGGATCCGGCAGCGATCCAGCGGCTGCCGGCGGCGACGCGAGGCGTTTTCCTGGACGCCTTCACCCGCTCGCTGGACTTCGTCTTCCTGTTTGCGGCCATCGTGGGCGCCGCGGCGTTCCTGCTGTCGTGGCTGCTGGAGGAGCGGCCGCTGCGCGACTCGGTCGCGGCGGGCGGCGCCGGCGTGGGCGAGACCATGGCGATGCCGGAGGACGGGGAGAGCTGGCCGCCGTTCTCGCGCTCGCTCTGGCACCTGATGCACCGCGACGCCAAGGTGCGGATGATCGAGAAGATCTCCGCGCTCGCGGGCGTGGGCCTGAGCCCGGCCGCGTGCTGGATGCTGGCGCGCGTAGGCCAGCACCTCGACACCGATCCGTGGCGCGTGGGCGGCGAGTTCAAGATCGACCCCACGCGGCTGCGCCAGGGGATGGACGAGCTGCGCGACCGCGGGCTGGTGGACGGCGACGGCACGCACGGGTCACTCACCCCCACGGGCACGGAAACGCTCGCGCGCCTGCGCACCGCCGGGCGCGAGTGGATGTCCAGCCTGGTGGCGGGATGGGACCCCGAGCACCACGCCGACCTGGCCGCCATGCTCGACCGCGTGGCCGACGAGGTGGTGGAGGGGCGGGCCTAA